Part of the Catalinimonas alkaloidigena genome is shown below.
GGTAGGCACAACTATTTGCACACTCACAGTGACTGATAACCAGGGAGCTACTGATACGGATGAGGTTACGGTAACAGTTAACCCAGCCAGCGTAGGTGGTAGTGAAATATGGCTGGAGGCAGAATGTGGTGTACTTGGTTCAAACTGGAATGAAGAAGCTTCGGGTGAAGCTTCAGGGGGTAGTTATGTGACCATTCGCCCCGGACTGAACAGCCACGGCTCAGCACCAGATGCCAGCAACAGTCATGTCAGCTTTACTTTTACGGCAGAAGAGGCAGGAACATATCAGGTGCATGCCCGTGTACGTGCTCCTTCGGGAAGTGATGATTCCTTCTGGGTACGAATAGACGGAGGGAATTGGTTTCAGTGGAATATTGGCCCGCGTACCGCAGTCTTTGCCTGGCGTACTATAGATGTATTACCACCGAATTTCAGCGCCGGTAGTTCTCATACGCTGGATATTGCTTATCGGGAAGATGGTACAGACCTAGACAAGCTTCTTATAAGCACCGATGGAAATGTTCCCAACGGATTTGGAGAGTCTGCTACCAATTGTGGAGGAGGTACAAACCAAGAAGCAGAGTTAACCTCTATCAATATATTTCCCAACGCTATGGAAGAGAGCCCTTATTTGAACGTGCATAGTACAAAAGAATTTGGAAAGACGGTGAGTGTTACTTTGCTTGACCAGGCAGGTAAAACGGTTATGGAACATGTAAGGGTGACGAGAGCTACAAATACACAGCTCACCTTAGATTTTTCAGAAATGCCTTTGGCGCAGGGTATCTACATACTTCGCATTACCGAAAACAGGAATGAGCCTCCACAAATGATAAGGTTCATCAAAAGGTAAATTTAGTTGAATAACGTCTGCTTGGAAACAACCGGGTAGACGTTATTCGCTTTTCAGGGCCTCTACCGGATTGGCTCTGGCGCTTGCAAATGTTTTGTAGCTTACCGTTAAAAATGAGATAAGTAAAAGTATCAGTCCGGGAATGAGAAATAAGTCAATGCCCAGGCCAACTTTGTAAGCATAATTCTCAAGCCAGGCTTTCCCTCCGATGATGATAGCCGGAACAGCAAGTCCAATGGCGATCAGCAGTAGTATCAGGTACTCACGAGACAAGAGTATCATCAGATGTCCTACACCAGCTCCCAGCACTTTACGGATACCAATTTCCTTAATGCGCAAAGTGGCAGAGTAGGAGACAAGTGCGAACAGCCCAATGCAGGCAATGAAGATTGCGAGTGCTGAAAAGGCTGAGAACAGATTCCTAAACTGAAGATCCGCCTGATACTGTCGGTTAAAGGCATCATCTAAGAAAAAGTATTGAAAAGGGTCGTCTGGATAAATCTGCTGATAAGCGTCTTCAATGTGAGCAATACTTTCATCAATATCCGACATATTCATTTTGATAGAAAAATAAGCACCATAATATCTATCCACTGTAAATAAGATTGGTAAATGAGTAGTTTTGAGCGAACTCCAATGTATATTTTCAACTATCCCTAATATTTTCAAGGTATCACCAAAAACCAGAAGATGCTTATTAAGTGCTTCTTCAGGTGAACCTAATCCGTAAGTTTTTACAGCTTCTTCATTGAGGATGAGCCACTCATAATTAGATATTTCAGCAGGCAATTCTCTTTTAGCAAGGTACTTCATATCATAAGTGTCAGTGATATAGGAATCTGTAAAAATTACCATTCCTTCTTTGGCAGCACTTTCTGGCTCACCCAATTTTCGGGCGTTCCAGCCCCCCATGTATCCTCTGCCGGGAATGTGACTGGTGCCGCTGATAGAAGTAATAGTATGATGCTGTAGCACTTCTGTTTCAAAAGTTTCAAACAGTGATATCAAAGCCTCTTGTCCATCCTGGATGGCTACGCGAGGTCCATTTACTATCAAAATTCTTTCCAGTTCAAAACCCAGATCCTGATCCTTCATAAAAGTGATTTGCTGGTACACCAGATAGGTGCCTGAAATGAGCAATACGGACATCAGAAATTGAAAGGCAATCAACCCTTTTCTCAGACTAAAGCCTCTTCCCGGACTGATGGTGATGAATTTGAGTACCTTGAGTGGGTTAAAAGAAGGCAACACAAAAGACGGGTAAATGCCGGAGAGTAATGTTCCAAAAAGGATGATCAGAAAAAAAGCAGCCCAAAATTCCGGGATTTGCAATACATTGAAAGTAAGCTCAATTCCAATGATGTTATTAAGCACAGGCAAAGAAAAATAGGCAATCCCAATAGCTATTGTTCCGGCGGTCAGGTTGATCATACATGATTCCACCATAAACTGACTGATTAACTGATTTTTCAATGCGCCAATAGTTTTGCGCACGCCAACTTCTTTGGCTCTTTGCATGGCATGTGCCGTTGAGAGATTAATGTAATTGACCCAGGCCATCATGAGGATGAAAAGCCCAATCATAGCAAAAAAGCGCACATTTTGTATGTTACCCGGACTGCTCGCCAGGTCTTTGGGAAAATTTGATCTCAGGTGGATATCAGTGAGTGGCTGAAGTCCGATTTTCCAGTAAGAATCAGATTTTGACAAGCCCTCGCCCACATGACGGCTAACAAGCTGGTCAAGCTTTTCATTGAGATTGTCTGCTTGAACTTCATCATTAGTTTGTATATAAGTCACAAAACGCTCCCAGTCCCAGCCATCATCATGATTTTTGAAGGGGCCGTAACGGCTAAGTAGATAATCAATGGGCAAAAGAAAATCAAACTGTAGATGAGTGTTGGCGGGTAAAGCTTCCAGCACACCACTCACAGTAAAACTTCCGCTCAATACTCCGGCACTGATCTCTATCGTTTTTCCTAGGGGATTGCTGTCGCCAAAATATTTGATTGCCATTGCTTCGGTGAGCAGAATATTGTGTTGCTCATTGAGGGAGGTTTTTGCCAGGCCTTGCTTGAGAGGAAAGCTGAACATTTCCAGAAAAGCACTGTCTACGTACCATATCCTACCTTCCTGTTCCTGATATTTTTCATCACTTTCAGGATTGATGACTGTCATGCCTATATCATCAGGGTAGACACGCACAAAAGTTTCTACTCCCGGAATTTCTGCTTTTGCCGTTGGACCAAGTCCATATGTGGTGTAAACGCCTGTACCTAAATTCTCTCCATTCCGAATGGTAGTTTGCGTAAGGCGGTAAATATTTTCCGCATCCTCATGAAACTTGTCATAGCTCAACTCAAAATGAATGTACTGATAGATCAACAGGGCAACTCCCATGCCTACCGCTAGCCCGAGAATGTTGATGGCAGAGTAGAATTTATGCCGAAGCAGAACACGGGTGCTTATGTTAAAGTAGTGTCGGAACATGGCAGGTTGGGTTAAGTATATGTGAGGGAAAGAGCGAATAAGTGAAGGACGAAAAAGTCCAATTACCTGAAAAAAATATTTCCATTGCACAAAACGAAGCTCTTCATCTTTATTTCGCTGATACATCTCTTCCAGATCTCCTACAATTTCATCATAGTAATCAGGATGGCAGAACCATCGGAAGAGGCGTTGGGCAAAGCGTTTGATCATGTATATTTGAAGTCAAACGCGATTTTGGGGATTGCCCTCCATAGCTTCAGGCGTATGTCTTTGTTTTTCTGTAAAGCCTGTTTGCCAAAGGCGGTAATGGTATAATATCGTTTGGGCTTGCCTCCTCGCTGTGCATTGAATTCACCCTCACGTGATTCCAGATATCCCTTTTTTTCCATTCTTTTTAAGGCTGCCTGTAATGCTCCCACACTCACATTTCGTTGTGCCTTTTCTTCTATCGCATCCTTGATCGCTCCGCCATAAGCCTCATCATAGAGCACCCCAACAGTAAGTAAAACGATCTCTTCAAATTCACCCATTGGATATGTTTTCATTCAGATAATTATCGTTAGTCTTAAGTCAATTATCAATCTCTTGTTTGTAGTATTGTAATAAAGAAAACAATGAGTCAATTTCCTAATTGTAGTATTGATAAATATTGATATTTTTCGTGCCTTTATCTGATACAAAAAAATAGCATCATCTATTGATAATGCTATTGTTGAGCAACATAATTCCTAAGCCTTATTTAAAGGTGTCTAATGAACCATTCCTTACTGAGGCCGATTACTTTTTCTAGAGCAGACTCCGTTTCAAAGCCTTTACCCGCATCACGAATGACTTCCATTTTTGATGAAGTGTTGAAGTGTGGCAATGATTTTTCATGCTGGACGACATTTGCATTGTCCATATCGCCACAAATAAACAAGAGCGGTATATCTATCTTCTTCAGCGCATCAAAAGCCAGATCCGGACGTCCACCTAAAGACACTAATGCATTGATTTTATTTTCTACATTAACTACTGCTTCAAGGGCAGCGGCTGTCCCACTACCATAACTTAATAAGCCGATGCTCAGATGTTCCGTTTGGGGATTTTCTCCTGCCCAGTTTCTTATATCAGTAATTCGCTCAGCCTGTTTGTAGATATCCATGGCTTCAGCAGGGGAATCAGCCTCATCCGCTGTAAGCAAGTCTACGAATAAAGTAGCAAAGCCATAATTTTGAAACCTTTCCGCGATCTTAAGAAATCGTTTGTCCTGTGTTGCTTTTCCATGTTCGTCTACAAAAAGAATGATGGCCTGACTCTCTTCGGGAATCAGGAGCTTGCCGGAAAGTACTCTGTTTTGCGAACTGATATTTATACTATCGTTAAATGAAACTGACTTTTCCATAATATGAATACTTTAAAAAATTACGAGTTTAATATTGAAATAACCTCTTCATCATTTACCTGATGAAATTCCTCATAAAACTGACTTATTGCCGAAAAATTTTCTGGACATTCTAATACAACACATTCATCTACCGCTTCACTGATTTTCTTTACGCTTTCCGGAGGTGCCACAGGGACAGCTACTACAATTTTATCAGGCTTTTGTTTTCTTAACAGTTTGATCGTAGCCATCATTGTATTTCCTGTAGCGATTCCGTCATCTACCAATATGACTGTATATCCTCCCCAGGCAAGGCAATCCTTCTTACCTGTATATTTCTCATAACGTTCACGAAGAAGCCTTCTTGTCTCTTCAGCTTTTTCGTTGAAGTATTTTTCAGGGATGCTAAGCTTGCTAATGGCAACCTCACTATCCATACTCACAGCACCCACTGCCAGTTCAGGATTTCTGGGATGACCAATTTTTTTTGTCATAACCACATCAAAAGGCACTGAAAGCTGATCAGCTATAATCTTGGCCATAAGCACCCCTCCCCGAGGAATACCTAATACAATAAGTTTATCCTTCGGTAGGTGCTTCAACTTTTGACCTAAATCAATAGCGGCTTCTTCACGGTTATTAATCATTTTCCAAAAAATTATCGTCAACTAGTTTAAAAAATGTTTTACTCTGTACATTATTATACAAGCAAGAAAGGGCTTAAGTTTACTATTTTTTGCAATAGGTCAGAAGGGATTGAGAAAATGCGCTACATTAACATTCCAAAGGCAACTATTTGAGATGTACAGTGGCGATAAATCAGTGCTTAATAATTTTTGAGATATGCTTTTTTTTAGCTGAATAGGGCCTTTTGTTTTTGGCTTACAAAGCTTGAGAATTTAAATAATGAAAACCAAAAAGTATGCAGCACGCTATTAAACAGGAAGAAAAAGAGAGTAAAGGGAGCTTTTATATTGAAAAGGAGGCAAGTCGAGTGGCAGAGATGACGTATTCCAAAGCAGGAGATGCCATGATCATCATAGATCATACCGAAGTAGATGACGCTCTGAGAGGTACAGGAACGGGAGAGGCTCTTGTAGAAGCAGCAGTAAGCTGGGCAAGAGAAAATAAGAAAAAAATTATGCCACTATGCCCTTTTGCTAACTCAGTTTTTAGGAAGAATCCCTCATATCAGGACGTATTGAAATGACATTAGTTAGTATGCTAGCTGAGCAAATTCAGTAATGTAATTTCATACTCATCACTTTTAAAGAATCAATTCTTAAGACTGTTGGTGAATACGAGCACAAATCCCTAGGCTTTTGCTACCTGCTTTTTCTGGCTTTCGGTTGCACGAATGGCTACCCAACTCATGCTGGTAATCAAGCCGATGGCTGCAATGGAGGCGATTAAAGTAGCATTGGGGTTTCTTTCCATACCAAAACCTATAATGACTGGCCCAACGGCCGAGGCAAGCACCATCAGGGTAGTGGTCATGCTTTTGATAGCACCCAGATGACGTACACCGTATATCTCAGCCCACAATGAAGCACTGGTAAGGCCACTTAAACTAGCCGTTATGCCCGCCAGTATCATATAAATCATCGCCAGCCAGGGATGATTGCCCAGTAATAAAGTCCCCAGTCCCAGAGCAATGGGCAGAAGATAAAAAATAAAGACATTGCGGGAAGAAAAACTGTCTATCAGGCTTCCGGCAATAAAATTGGTGCTGATCCGGGCTATTCCAAAGCCTACAAAACAACTGGCCATCCACTGCATGGTCCAACCTTTGGCTTCAGCCAGTAAATTCTGATGAATAAAGATGCCGGTAATAAAGAGAGGCAAAAAGATCAGGCCGGGAACCAACATATAAAACTTCCAGTCACGCAAGACCTCTTTGCGGGTAGCATTTTGAACGGCTGGTTCGTCCGTCGTTCTTTTTTGCTGCGCAGGATCAGTCTTCTGAGGCAC
Proteins encoded:
- a CDS encoding ABC transporter permease; amino-acid sequence: MIKRFAQRLFRWFCHPDYYDEIVGDLEEMYQRNKDEELRFVQWKYFFQVIGLFRPSLIRSFPHIYLTQPAMFRHYFNISTRVLLRHKFYSAINILGLAVGMGVALLIYQYIHFELSYDKFHEDAENIYRLTQTTIRNGENLGTGVYTTYGLGPTAKAEIPGVETFVRVYPDDIGMTVINPESDEKYQEQEGRIWYVDSAFLEMFSFPLKQGLAKTSLNEQHNILLTEAMAIKYFGDSNPLGKTIEISAGVLSGSFTVSGVLEALPANTHLQFDFLLPIDYLLSRYGPFKNHDDGWDWERFVTYIQTNDEVQADNLNEKLDQLVSRHVGEGLSKSDSYWKIGLQPLTDIHLRSNFPKDLASSPGNIQNVRFFAMIGLFILMMAWVNYINLSTAHAMQRAKEVGVRKTIGALKNQLISQFMVESCMINLTAGTIAIGIAYFSLPVLNNIIGIELTFNVLQIPEFWAAFFLIILFGTLLSGIYPSFVLPSFNPLKVLKFITISPGRGFSLRKGLIAFQFLMSVLLISGTYLVYQQITFMKDQDLGFELERILIVNGPRVAIQDGQEALISLFETFETEVLQHHTITSISGTSHIPGRGYMGGWNARKLGEPESAAKEGMVIFTDSYITDTYDMKYLAKRELPAEISNYEWLILNEEAVKTYGLGSPEEALNKHLLVFGDTLKILGIVENIHWSSLKTTHLPILFTVDRYYGAYFSIKMNMSDIDESIAHIEDAYQQIYPDDPFQYFFLDDAFNRQYQADLQFRNLFSAFSALAIFIACIGLFALVSYSATLRIKEIGIRKVLGAGVGHLMILLSREYLILLLIAIGLAVPAIIIGGKAWLENYAYKVGLGIDLFLIPGLILLLISFLTVSYKTFASARANPVEALKSE
- a CDS encoding phosphoribosyltransferase, coding for MINNREEAAIDLGQKLKHLPKDKLIVLGIPRGGVLMAKIIADQLSVPFDVVMTKKIGHPRNPELAVGAVSMDSEVAISKLSIPEKYFNEKAEETRRLLRERYEKYTGKKDCLAWGGYTVILVDDGIATGNTMMATIKLLRKQKPDKIVVAVPVAPPESVKKISEAVDECVVLECPENFSAISQFYEEFHQVNDEEVISILNS
- a CDS encoding GNAT family N-acetyltransferase; the protein is MQHAIKQEEKESKGSFYIEKEASRVAEMTYSKAGDAMIIIDHTEVDDALRGTGTGEALVEAAVSWARENKKKIMPLCPFANSVFRKNPSYQDVLK
- a CDS encoding MFS transporter, whose amino-acid sequence is MNYIRLARSYPDYLGYGMLHYFFSCMGQTFLISTFVPYFVDSLSVTNSSFSLIYGLATVCSAMILPFAGKLIDQFRLRNLSVITGIGLSLACLLTSFSANTLILFFGMLVLRFFGQGMMVLIGSTSIARYFDLTRGKALSLSSMGLPIAESFMPVVIIYLIQSFGWPSTWQILAAATLIIFVPTAIMLVKSNNPFQYVPQKTDPAQQKRTTDEPAVQNATRKEVLRDWKFYMLVPGLIFLPLFITGIFIHQNLLAEAKGWTMQWMASCFVGFGIARISTNFIAGSLIDSFSSRNVFIFYLLPIALGLGTLLLGNHPWLAMIYMILAGITASLSGLTSASLWAEIYGVRHLGAIKSMTTTLMVLASAVGPVIIGFGMERNPNATLIASIAAIGLITSMSWVAIRATESQKKQVAKA
- a CDS encoding PadR family transcriptional regulator, producing MKTYPMGEFEEIVLLTVGVLYDEAYGGAIKDAIEEKAQRNVSVGALQAALKRMEKKGYLESREGEFNAQRGGKPKRYYTITAFGKQALQKNKDIRLKLWRAIPKIAFDFKYT
- a CDS encoding dienelactone hydrolase family protein, which encodes MEKSVSFNDSINISSQNRVLSGKLLIPEESQAIILFVDEHGKATQDKRFLKIAERFQNYGFATLFVDLLTADEADSPAEAMDIYKQAERITDIRNWAGENPQTEHLSIGLLSYGSGTAAALEAVVNVENKINALVSLGGRPDLAFDALKKIDIPLLFICGDMDNANVVQHEKSLPHFNTSSKMEVIRDAGKGFETESALEKVIGLSKEWFIRHL